One region of Thiorhodovibrio frisius genomic DNA includes:
- a CDS encoding phosphoglycolate phosphatase yields the protein MRQPMLPDGFRPGLVLMDLDGTLVDSVPDLAHCVDQMMEQIGRPPRGEKAVRNWVGNGVERLVSRALSGSLEDRPSPEEYARAYPIFVELYAKHNCQRSVLYPGVREGLGWLHAQGFRLGCVTNKSACFTEPLLTHFDLRGLFEIVISGDSLPEKKPSPLPLLHAAEHFSVEPRQALMVGDSISDVKAARAAGFSIVCMSYGYNHGQDIRDAQPDAVIDTLPQLADLLPEREPDMGPGRGAGLEAELAAAVASSGAAA from the coding sequence ATGCGCCAACCCATGCTGCCCGATGGATTCCGACCCGGTCTGGTGCTCATGGACCTGGACGGCACCCTGGTCGACAGTGTGCCGGACCTGGCCCATTGCGTCGATCAGATGATGGAGCAAATCGGGCGTCCGCCCCGGGGCGAGAAAGCGGTGCGCAACTGGGTCGGCAATGGCGTCGAGCGGCTGGTGTCGCGCGCGCTGAGCGGATCGCTTGAGGACCGTCCGAGCCCCGAGGAATACGCGCGCGCCTACCCGATTTTCGTTGAGCTTTACGCCAAGCACAATTGCCAGCGCTCGGTGCTTTATCCTGGCGTGCGCGAAGGGCTTGGCTGGCTGCATGCCCAAGGGTTCCGGCTGGGGTGTGTGACCAACAAGTCGGCCTGTTTTACCGAGCCCTTGCTGACGCACTTCGATCTACGCGGGCTGTTCGAGATCGTGATCAGCGGTGACAGCCTGCCCGAAAAGAAGCCGAGTCCGCTGCCGCTGCTGCATGCGGCCGAGCATTTCAGCGTCGAGCCACGGCAGGCGCTGATGGTGGGCGATTCGATCAGCGATGTGAAGGCTGCCCGCGCGGCCGGTTTCTCCATCGTGTGCATGAGCTACGGCTACAATCACGGACAGGATATTCGCGACGCCCAGCCCGATGCGGTCATCGACACCCTGCCGCAGCTTGCGGATCTGCTTCCTGAGCGAGAGCCGGACATGGGGCCGGGTCGGGGTGCGGGGCTGGAAGCAGAGTTGGCGGCGGCGGTTGCATCGTCCGGTGCGGCCGCCTGA
- the rpe gene encoding ribulose-phosphate 3-epimerase, whose amino-acid sequence MAALDDLIAPSILSANFAKLGEEVDNVLAAGADIVHFDVMDNHYVPNLTIGPLVCEALRKHGVTAPIDVHLMVKPVDRIVGDFAAAGATYITFHPEASEHVDRTLQLIQSEGCKAGLVFNPATKLDALEYVMERIDMILLMSVNPGFGGQSFIPSALTKLRQARELIKASGREIRLEIDGGVKADNIGEIKAAGADTFVSGSGIFGKGSDSDPNRYNSIIAKMRDELAKAA is encoded by the coding sequence ATGGCCGCTCTTGATGATCTGATCGCCCCGTCCATCCTTTCTGCCAATTTCGCCAAGCTTGGCGAGGAAGTCGACAATGTGCTTGCCGCCGGCGCGGACATTGTGCATTTCGATGTGATGGACAACCATTATGTTCCCAACCTGACCATCGGCCCGCTGGTGTGCGAGGCGCTGCGCAAGCATGGCGTGACCGCGCCCATCGATGTGCATCTAATGGTCAAGCCGGTTGATCGTATTGTTGGCGACTTTGCCGCTGCAGGTGCGACCTACATTACCTTTCACCCCGAGGCCAGCGAGCATGTCGACCGCACGCTCCAGCTTATTCAGTCCGAGGGTTGCAAGGCTGGGCTGGTGTTCAATCCGGCCACGAAGCTTGATGCGCTCGAGTATGTGATGGAACGTATCGACATGATTTTGCTGATGTCGGTCAATCCAGGCTTTGGTGGGCAGAGCTTCATCCCCTCGGCTTTGACCAAGCTGCGCCAGGCGCGCGAGTTGATCAAGGCGAGCGGGCGGGAGATTCGCCTGGAGATCGACGGTGGCGTCAAAGCGGACAATATCGGCGAGATCAAGGCCGCAGGGGCCGATACCTTCGTGTCTGGCTCTGGCATCTTCGGCAAGGGCTCGGACAGCGACCCCAACCGCTACAACAGCATCATCGCCAAGATGCGTGACGAGCTGGCGAAAGCGGCCTGA
- a CDS encoding type II toxin-antitoxin system TacA family antitoxin, producing the protein MPPDVLRTLHCAADLTGATLSQFLVQAALKEAQVVIEHEKRLHLSPRDAERLLDLLEHPPLPNSALAAAQNRYETPKRDADSAFDWPA; encoded by the coding sequence GTGCCACCCGATGTCTTGCGTACGCTGCATTGCGCAGCCGATCTCACCGGCGCCACACTCAGTCAGTTCCTCGTGCAGGCTGCGCTCAAGGAGGCTCAAGTGGTCATCGAGCACGAAAAGCGTTTGCACTTATCGCCGCGAGATGCTGAACGTCTGCTGGATTTGCTTGAACATCCACCATTGCCAAACTCCGCACTCGCCGCCGCCCAAAACCGTTACGAGACACCGAAGCGCGATGCTGATTCAGCCTTTGACTGGCCAGCATGA
- a CDS encoding LabA-like NYN domain-containing protein: MYSAQRVGVFVDAENVRYNGGYQMRYDVLRRFAGRSDGPLQRLNTYLAFDSERAREDYDYAKKSRAYQQMVRDYGWKITVKYVRRYTDENGVVSTKANADLDMAVDAMLQAGKLEQVILVTGDGDFLQVVSALQNGGCRVELIGFKNVSRQLQQQVDAFWSGFLIPDLLPINYEPRNDWGKPGSCVRGVCTKWFPDKGYGFLRFMNHISPNLWVTDPREPDSPYTSVFCHANEVAEDVGEEMLLNRETIFEFYLNESDQKDNGLVANNVRLAFGVNR; encoded by the coding sequence TTGTATTCTGCTCAACGTGTTGGTGTCTTTGTTGACGCTGAGAATGTCCGCTATAACGGCGGTTACCAAATGCGCTATGACGTGCTGCGGCGTTTTGCCGGGCGCAGCGATGGCCCCCTGCAACGCCTGAATACCTATCTTGCCTTCGACAGCGAGCGCGCGCGCGAGGACTATGACTATGCCAAGAAGTCGCGCGCCTACCAGCAGATGGTGCGCGATTACGGCTGGAAAATTACCGTTAAATATGTGCGTCGCTATACTGATGAAAACGGCGTGGTGTCGACCAAGGCCAATGCCGACCTCGACATGGCGGTGGATGCCATGCTGCAGGCCGGCAAGCTCGAACAGGTGATTCTGGTCACCGGCGACGGCGACTTTCTGCAAGTGGTTTCGGCGCTGCAAAATGGCGGTTGCCGGGTTGAGCTGATTGGCTTTAAGAACGTCTCGCGCCAATTACAGCAGCAGGTCGATGCTTTCTGGTCCGGTTTTTTGATTCCGGACCTGCTGCCCATCAATTACGAGCCGCGCAACGACTGGGGTAAGCCGGGCTCCTGCGTGCGCGGGGTCTGCACCAAATGGTTTCCGGACAAGGGCTATGGTTTTTTGCGCTTCATGAATCATATTTCCCCCAACCTCTGGGTGACTGATCCACGCGAGCCGGATTCGCCTTACACCAGTGTTTTCTGCCACGCCAACGAGGTGGCTGAGGATGTCGGCGAGGAAATGTTGCTCAATCGCGAGACGATTTTCGAGTTTTATCTCAATGAAAGTGACCAGAAGGACAATGGACTGGTGGCGAATAATGTGCGCCTGGCCTTTGGTGTCAATCGTTAG
- a CDS encoding protein kinase domain-containing protein gives MDTNPAALCPGCFQSKGRATPCPHCGFDEAAPRPVQALPLRTLLHDQFMVGRVLGKPGGFGITYLAWDQLLEATVAIKEYLPRELVVRAQDSRTLHPHSTDENDLFRYGLEQFLAEARTLAKLDHPNIVRVRQFFEANGTAYLVMDYYQGCSLAEHLETQPNSRMNESKALALMQPILDGLRTVHAKGFLHRDIKPQNIYLAETDFGSVRPILLDFGTARQAIGERSRSLSVIISPGYAPFEQYHRKGQQAAATDIYSSAAVLYRMVTGVVPPEATERMAGDELLPATEFGVSPQASAVLALALAMKMDARPESVAAFQQMLQPSVARAEDMPPAVPSSSKVRPEVRHPSGGASLLPGEKQRQGASPSLFEQRYQDHGDGTLTDLSTGLQWMRCSLGQKWTGTTCAGSAVKMTWDAIMPNGQQKTWPEFAGYSDWRVPTIDELKTLVYCSSGQPDYWKVTNSACKGHYVRPTIHLEAFPNTPSICFWSASPPTNYSYGAWPVSFNDGYVNLGNKSNGSAVRLVRGGQ, from the coding sequence ATGGACACCAACCCCGCCGCGCTTTGCCCCGGCTGCTTCCAGTCCAAAGGCCGTGCGACCCCCTGCCCGCACTGTGGCTTCGACGAGGCAGCCCCACGCCCGGTGCAGGCTTTACCACTGCGCACCCTCCTTCACGATCAATTCATGGTCGGTCGAGTGCTCGGCAAGCCCGGCGGTTTCGGCATCACCTACCTGGCCTGGGATCAGCTGCTTGAGGCCACCGTAGCCATTAAAGAATACCTGCCGCGCGAGTTGGTAGTGCGCGCCCAAGACAGCCGCACGCTGCATCCGCACAGCACGGACGAGAACGATCTTTTCCGCTACGGCCTGGAGCAATTCCTCGCCGAAGCGCGCACGCTCGCCAAGCTCGATCATCCCAATATCGTGCGGGTACGCCAGTTCTTCGAGGCCAATGGCACCGCCTATCTGGTGATGGATTACTACCAGGGCTGCTCGTTGGCAGAGCATCTGGAGACGCAGCCAAACAGCCGGATGAACGAGTCAAAAGCGCTGGCGCTGATGCAGCCGATCCTCGACGGTCTGCGCACCGTTCATGCCAAGGGATTTCTGCATCGCGACATCAAGCCGCAGAACATCTACCTCGCCGAAACCGACTTCGGCAGTGTGCGCCCAATTCTGCTCGACTTTGGCACCGCTCGGCAGGCAATAGGGGAGCGCAGCCGGTCACTCTCAGTGATCATCAGTCCAGGCTATGCGCCTTTTGAGCAATACCATCGCAAAGGCCAGCAAGCCGCAGCGACGGACATCTATAGTTCAGCTGCGGTGCTGTATCGGATGGTGACCGGCGTGGTGCCGCCCGAAGCAACTGAGCGCATGGCCGGGGATGAATTGCTTCCAGCGACCGAGTTTGGCGTGAGTCCGCAGGCCAGCGCGGTGCTCGCTCTTGCGCTGGCGATGAAGATGGACGCGCGGCCAGAGTCAGTTGCGGCTTTTCAGCAGATGCTCCAGCCGTCGGTTGCGCGTGCCGAGGATATGCCGCCCGCCGTGCCCAGCAGTTCTAAAGTGCGTCCCGAGGTCAGGCATCCGAGCGGAGGTGCGTCACTGCTTCCCGGAGAGAAACAGCGGCAGGGGGCTTCGCCATCACTGTTTGAACAGCGCTACCAGGATCATGGCGACGGCACCTTAACTGATCTCAGCACTGGCTTGCAGTGGATGCGCTGCAGCCTTGGGCAGAAGTGGACTGGAACGACTTGTGCTGGATCGGCAGTCAAGATGACATGGGATGCGATCATGCCAAACGGACAACAGAAGACTTGGCCCGAGTTTGCCGGTTACAGCGATTGGCGCGTACCGACAATCGATGAATTGAAAACGCTTGTTTACTGTTCAAGCGGTCAACCAGATTATTGGAAAGTCACGAATAGCGCCTGCAAAGGCCATTATGTTCGACCAACGATCCACCTTGAAGCTTTTCCTAATACGCCATCTATTTGTTTCTGGTCGGCCTCGCCGCCTACCAACTATTCGTACGGCGCGTGGCCTGTCTCCTTCAACGATGGCTACGTCAACCTCGGCAATAAGAGCAACGGCAGTGCTGTGCGGTTGGTGCGCGGCGGACAGTGA
- the acs gene encoding acetate--CoA ligase — MSESKIYEVPSQIAERAHIDHDQYLSLYQRSVDDPEGFWAEQADRFVTWFKKWDKVMDYSYGPDDVFIRWFDGGKLNVAYNCLDRHLDTRGDQVAIIWEGDDPSVDRSLTYRELHAEVSKLGNVLKSRGVRKGDRVCIYMPMVPEAAVAMLACARIGAVHSVVFGGFSPDSLRDRILDSDCRVLITADESLRGGRQVPLKKNADQALAECPDVSTCLVIQRTGGEVAWSEGRDLWYHEAMAEASPDCEPEPMDAEDPLFILYTSGSTGKPKGVLHTTGGYLVFAAMTHLYTFDYQDGEMYWCTADVGWVTGHTYIVYGPLANGAKSLMFEGVPNYPDNSRFWQVVDKHQVNIFYTAPTAIRALMRAGTDPVKATSRSSLRILGTVGEPINPEAWEWYSQVVGDGRCPVVDTWWQTETGGHLITPLPGATPLKPGSATRPFFGVVPALVDASEGTLIDGAGEGALVITRPWPGQMRTVYGDHQRFIDTYFKQYPGYYFSGDGARRDADGYYWITGRIDDVLNVSGHRLGTAEIESALVLHESVAEAAVVGYPHDIKGQGIYAYVTPMAGVEPTDALKQELVKLVRTEIGPIATVDIIQWAPGLPKTRSGKIMRRILRKIAANEVSALGDTSTLADPTVVEDLIDHRANQ; from the coding sequence ATGTCGGAGTCAAAAATCTACGAGGTCCCGTCGCAGATCGCCGAGCGCGCCCATATCGATCATGATCAGTACCTGAGCCTCTATCAGCGCTCGGTCGATGATCCCGAGGGCTTTTGGGCGGAGCAGGCTGATCGATTCGTCACCTGGTTCAAGAAATGGGACAAGGTGATGGACTACAGCTACGGACCCGATGATGTCTTTATCCGCTGGTTCGATGGCGGCAAGCTGAATGTCGCCTACAACTGCCTCGACCGCCATCTCGACACCCGTGGCGATCAGGTTGCTATCATTTGGGAGGGCGATGATCCCAGTGTTGATCGCTCCCTGACTTACCGCGAACTGCATGCGGAGGTCAGCAAACTCGGCAATGTGCTCAAATCCCGGGGCGTGCGCAAAGGTGATCGCGTCTGCATCTACATGCCCATGGTGCCGGAGGCGGCCGTTGCCATGCTCGCCTGCGCGCGCATCGGTGCCGTGCACTCGGTGGTCTTTGGTGGCTTCTCGCCCGATTCCCTGCGTGACCGCATTCTGGACTCCGACTGCCGGGTGCTGATCACTGCCGATGAGAGCCTGCGCGGCGGACGCCAGGTGCCGCTGAAAAAGAACGCCGACCAGGCGCTGGCCGAGTGCCCCGATGTCAGCACCTGTCTGGTCATTCAGCGCACTGGCGGCGAGGTGGCCTGGAGCGAGGGCCGCGACCTCTGGTACCACGAGGCCATGGCCGAGGCATCGCCCGATTGTGAGCCTGAGCCCATGGATGCCGAGGATCCGCTGTTCATCCTCTACACCTCGGGTTCCACGGGTAAGCCCAAGGGCGTGCTGCACACCACCGGCGGCTATCTGGTCTTTGCCGCCATGACGCATCTCTACACCTTCGACTACCAAGACGGTGAGATGTACTGGTGCACCGCCGATGTCGGCTGGGTCACCGGACATACCTACATCGTCTATGGCCCGCTCGCCAATGGCGCCAAGTCGCTGATGTTTGAGGGGGTGCCGAATTATCCGGACAACTCGCGCTTTTGGCAGGTGGTCGACAAGCACCAGGTCAATATCTTTTACACCGCGCCCACGGCCATTCGCGCCCTAATGCGTGCTGGCACCGACCCGGTTAAAGCCACCTCGCGCTCCTCGCTGCGCATTCTTGGCACCGTGGGCGAGCCCATTAACCCCGAGGCCTGGGAGTGGTATAGCCAGGTGGTTGGCGATGGCCGCTGCCCGGTGGTGGATACCTGGTGGCAGACCGAGACTGGTGGTCATTTGATCACCCCGCTGCCTGGCGCGACTCCGCTCAAGCCGGGCTCGGCGACGCGGCCTTTCTTCGGCGTGGTGCCGGCTCTGGTTGACGCGAGCGAGGGCACCCTGATCGACGGCGCGGGCGAAGGTGCCTTGGTTATCACTCGCCCCTGGCCAGGACAGATGCGCACCGTCTACGGCGACCATCAGCGCTTCATCGATACCTACTTCAAGCAATATCCGGGGTACTACTTCTCCGGTGACGGTGCGCGCCGCGATGCCGATGGTTATTATTGGATCACCGGGCGCATCGATGATGTTCTCAATGTCTCGGGTCATCGCCTGGGTACGGCCGAGATCGAATCTGCCCTGGTGCTGCATGAATCCGTCGCAGAGGCAGCTGTGGTCGGCTATCCGCACGATATCAAAGGTCAGGGCATCTATGCTTATGTCACCCCCATGGCCGGCGTCGAACCCACGGATGCGCTCAAGCAAGAACTCGTCAAACTGGTGCGCACCGAGATCGGCCCCATTGCCACGGTGGATATCATCCAATGGGCACCCGGTCTTCCCAAGACGCGCTCGGGCAAGATCATGCGGCGGATTCTGCGCAAAATTGCAGCCAACGAGGTCTCGGCGCTGGGTGACACCTCTACCCTGGCCGACCCAACCGTGGTCGAGGATTTGATCGATCATCGCGCGAATCAATAA
- a CDS encoding phosphodiester glycosidase family protein: MCERQLRPALMLALLLSLTTATALAADWQPVGERPLVPANADLAYAEGTSQRQSDDQRVVARLAFFHSRAFRLAVVDLESINPETKKLIDAAFRAAGMPAGINGGFFHPDGQPLGLVIADGQRINRLERAKLLSGVLYSDAGGNYLERYAAFRDHAGIDALLQSGPYLVEHGRAVRGLRSAPAARRSFAATDWRGHWLLGATRNSISLADLADCLATAGCLTDWPVERAINLDGGSSTGFFFADGPGGKAVVMPPLKTVRNLLGIVPR; the protein is encoded by the coding sequence ATGTGTGAGCGTCAGTTGCGACCGGCCCTCATGCTGGCGCTGCTGCTGTCGCTGACCACGGCAACAGCGCTCGCAGCAGACTGGCAGCCGGTGGGAGAGCGACCACTGGTCCCGGCCAATGCGGACCTGGCCTACGCCGAAGGCACGTCCCAGCGTCAATCAGACGATCAGCGCGTCGTCGCCCGCCTGGCCTTTTTTCATTCCCGCGCCTTCCGGTTAGCGGTGGTTGATCTTGAGTCCATCAACCCTGAGACGAAAAAACTCATTGATGCGGCTTTTCGCGCCGCCGGGATGCCGGCTGGCATCAATGGCGGCTTTTTTCATCCCGACGGGCAACCGCTTGGGTTGGTAATCGCTGACGGCCAGCGCATTAATCGACTCGAGCGGGCCAAGCTGCTGAGCGGGGTGCTCTACAGTGACGCCGGGGGTAATTATCTAGAGCGCTACGCGGCCTTTCGTGACCACGCCGGCATTGACGCGCTCTTGCAGTCCGGCCCCTATCTGGTCGAACACGGCCGCGCGGTGCGAGGGCTGAGGAGCGCGCCGGCAGCGCGCCGCAGTTTTGCCGCGACTGACTGGCGCGGTCACTGGTTGCTGGGCGCAACCCGCAATTCAATCAGCCTGGCCGATCTGGCGGATTGCCTGGCAACGGCTGGTTGTTTGACCGATTGGCCGGTGGAGCGCGCGATCAATCTCGACGGGGGTTCATCAACCGGCTTTTTCTTCGCGGACGGGCCAGGCGGAAAGGCGGTGGTGATGCCACCACTGAAGACAGTGCGCAACTTGCTGGGCATTGTGCCGCGCTAA
- a CDS encoding HD-GYP domain-containing protein, with product MIKKILTEQLRPGMYIHDLNCGWLDHSFLSNRFAVKHSGVIAKIQQAGIRECYIDTDKGADVADAPTQQEVQQELDDELDAIVGNQSDDLHEVPLREERTRAERIQQQAITLINELMSDIRLGQQIDLERTAPILKEMTDSIFRNRDALLGLQRIRRQDRYTFEHSVNVAVLMISFGRSLGFERELLNQIGTGAFLHDIGKTLIEKAILNKPGPLTEAELKEMREHVVHSERMLEAAPGIPLAGLQVAAEHHERMDGSGYPKKKRGEAISQYGRMAAIVDIYDALTSDRVYHKGEEPSAALRKLLEWGHYHVDVELVQHFIRCVGIYPVGTLVRLASHRVGLVIESNSNSLLQPVVRVFMDAKRRRYLDVHDLNLSDPQAAGDERILKPEQLSDWPVDLERIAKQP from the coding sequence ATGATCAAAAAAATCCTCACCGAACAGCTACGGCCTGGCATGTACATCCATGATCTAAATTGTGGATGGCTCGATCATTCCTTTCTCTCAAACAGATTTGCCGTTAAGCATTCAGGGGTGATTGCGAAGATCCAGCAGGCGGGTATTCGCGAGTGCTATATCGATACCGACAAGGGCGCCGATGTCGCGGACGCGCCGACTCAGCAGGAGGTCCAACAGGAGCTTGACGATGAGCTTGATGCCATTGTCGGGAATCAATCTGATGATCTGCATGAGGTTCCGCTCAGGGAGGAACGCACGCGGGCCGAGCGGATTCAGCAGCAAGCGATCACGCTGATCAATGAATTGATGTCGGATATTCGGCTGGGTCAGCAGATTGACTTGGAACGGACGGCGCCGATTCTGAAAGAGATGACGGATTCCATTTTCCGGAATCGAGATGCGTTGCTCGGTTTACAGCGTATCCGCCGCCAGGACCGCTATACCTTTGAGCACTCGGTCAATGTCGCTGTGCTGATGATCTCCTTTGGCCGCAGCCTGGGTTTCGAGCGCGAGCTGCTCAATCAGATCGGTACCGGCGCGTTCTTGCATGATATCGGCAAGACTCTGATTGAAAAAGCAATTCTGAATAAACCTGGGCCGCTGACGGAGGCTGAGCTCAAGGAAATGCGTGAGCATGTGGTGCATTCCGAACGCATGCTTGAGGCGGCGCCAGGCATCCCGCTCGCCGGATTACAGGTGGCCGCCGAGCATCATGAGCGCATGGACGGAAGCGGGTATCCAAAAAAGAAACGGGGTGAGGCGATATCGCAATACGGCAGAATGGCCGCAATAGTCGATATCTATGATGCGCTAACGTCTGACCGTGTTTACCATAAAGGAGAGGAACCGAGTGCGGCACTGCGCAAGCTGCTCGAATGGGGTCACTACCATGTGGATGTTGAGTTGGTGCAGCACTTCATCCGCTGTGTCGGTATCTACCCTGTTGGCACCCTTGTTCGGTTGGCCAGCCACCGTGTCGGTTTGGTGATTGAAAGCAATTCCAACAGCTTGCTGCAACCGGTGGTGCGCGTTTTCATGGATGCGAAGCGTCGTCGCTATTTGGATGTGCATGACCTAAATTTATCCGATCCTCAAGCCGCCGGCGACGAGCGGATTCTCAAGCCTGAACAGCTGTCGGATTGGCCGGTTGATCTTGAGCGAATTGCCAAACAGCCCTGA
- the trpE gene encoding anthranilate synthase component I, giving the protein MTPEQYRALVARGYNRIPLVCEVLADLDTPLSCYLKLVEGPYSYLFESVQGGEKWGRYSIIGLPCRTVLKVFGRTLRIERDGQLIEEIESEDPLAWIESFQKRFRVAEHSEMPRFAGGLVGYFGYDSIRYIEPKLRDCPNPDQLGTPDILLMLSEEVVVFDNLSGRIYIIVHLNPDAGDDLHSGHARIQELVQRMQRGAPRNPAQVGRPVSEQDFLSGFSRGGYEQAVARIKDYILAGDCMQVVLSQRLSIPFHARPLDLYRALRGLNPSPYMYFLDLDGFQIVGSSPEILTRLEDGVVTVRPIAGTRRRGYTEQEDQELEAELLADPKELAEHLMLIDLGRNDCGRVAEVGSVTVTDQKIVERYSHVMHIVSNVIGQLREGMTAMDVLRATFPAGTVSGAPKIRAMEIIDELEPVKRGIYSGAVGYLGFNGNMDTAIAIRTAVIKDGELHIQAGAGVVADSIPELEWKETMNKGRAIFRAVAMAEAGIEQHPCVGGGAED; this is encoded by the coding sequence ATGACGCCCGAGCAATATCGCGCCCTGGTTGCCCGGGGCTATAACCGCATCCCGCTGGTGTGTGAGGTCTTAGCCGACCTTGACACCCCGCTCAGCTGCTATCTCAAGCTGGTCGAAGGGCCCTATTCCTACCTGTTCGAGTCGGTGCAGGGCGGGGAGAAATGGGGTCGCTACTCCATTATCGGTCTGCCCTGTCGCACCGTGCTCAAGGTGTTTGGTCGCACCCTGCGCATTGAGCGCGATGGCCAACTGATCGAGGAGATCGAGTCGGAAGACCCACTGGCCTGGATCGAGTCCTTTCAAAAGCGCTTCCGCGTGGCTGAACATTCGGAGATGCCGCGCTTCGCCGGCGGTCTGGTTGGTTACTTTGGCTACGACAGCATTCGTTACATCGAGCCCAAGCTGCGTGACTGTCCCAACCCGGATCAGCTCGGCACCCCGGATATCCTGCTGATGCTGTCTGAGGAGGTGGTCGTTTTCGACAACCTGAGCGGGCGCATTTATATCATCGTGCATCTCAACCCGGATGCCGGCGACGATCTCCACAGCGGCCATGCCCGTATCCAAGAGTTGGTGCAGCGCATGCAGCGCGGCGCGCCCCGAAATCCAGCGCAGGTAGGCCGTCCGGTGAGCGAGCAGGACTTTCTGTCGGGCTTCAGCCGCGGCGGCTACGAGCAGGCTGTCGCGCGCATCAAGGACTATATCCTCGCTGGCGACTGCATGCAGGTGGTGCTCTCGCAGCGGCTGTCCATTCCCTTCCACGCCCGTCCGCTCGACCTCTACCGCGCGCTGCGGGGGCTGAACCCCTCGCCCTACATGTATTTTCTCGATCTCGACGGGTTTCAGATCGTCGGCTCCTCGCCCGAGATTCTGACCCGGCTCGAGGACGGCGTTGTCACCGTGCGTCCCATCGCCGGGACGCGCCGGCGCGGCTATACCGAGCAGGAGGACCAGGAACTCGAAGCCGAGCTGCTGGCCGATCCCAAGGAACTTGCCGAGCATCTGATGCTGATCGATCTCGGCCGCAACGACTGCGGGCGGGTGGCAGAAGTCGGCTCGGTGACGGTGACGGATCAGAAGATCGTCGAGCGCTATTCGCATGTGATGCACATCGTCTCCAATGTGATCGGGCAGCTGCGCGAGGGCATGACCGCCATGGACGTGCTGCGCGCCACCTTTCCGGCCGGAACCGTCTCGGGTGCACCCAAGATTCGCGCCATGGAGATCATCGACGAGCTCGAGCCGGTCAAGCGCGGAATCTACTCTGGCGCGGTCGGCTATCTCGGCTTCAACGGCAACATGGACACGGCCATTGCCATTCGCACCGCGGTCATCAAAGACGGCGAGTTGCACATCCAGGCCGGTGCCGGCGTGGTCGCCGACTCGATCCCCGAGCTCGAGTGGAAGGAGACCATGAACAAAGGCCGGGCGATTTTCCGCGCCGTGGCCATGGCCGAAGCCGGCATCGAGCAGCATCCCTGCGTGGGCGGTGGAGCAGAGGATTGA
- the ychF gene encoding redox-regulated ATPase YchF: MGFKCGIVGLPNVGKSTLFNALTKSGIAAENYPFCTIDPNVGVVPLPDDRLDVIAAIAKSAKTIPTSMQFVDIAGLVAGASKGEGLGNQFLANIRETDAIAHVVRCFEDDDVVHVSGGVDPLRDMEIINTELALADMDSVEKALDKATRQSKTGDKLAAARRELLERVAAHLNEGHPLRTLGLDADQQAALRDLFLMTGKPVLYIANVAEDGFTNNPLLARVQGQAAREGAEVVAVCAAIESEMVELDADSRADFLADLGLEEPGLNRVVRAGYRLLGLETYFTAGPKEARAWTIPHAATAPQAAGVIHTDFERGFIRAEVIAYEDFVNYKGEQGAKDAGRLRSEGKEYIVKDGDVVHFRFNV; encoded by the coding sequence ATGGGTTTTAAATGCGGCATTGTCGGCCTGCCGAACGTGGGCAAGTCGACGCTTTTCAATGCACTGACCAAATCCGGCATCGCGGCCGAGAATTATCCCTTCTGCACCATTGACCCCAATGTTGGCGTGGTGCCGCTGCCGGATGATCGGCTCGATGTGATCGCCGCGATTGCCAAGTCGGCCAAGACAATCCCCACCAGCATGCAGTTCGTCGACATCGCCGGGCTGGTAGCCGGCGCCTCGAAAGGAGAGGGGCTGGGCAATCAATTCCTCGCCAACATCCGCGAGACCGATGCCATCGCTCATGTGGTGCGCTGCTTCGAGGACGATGATGTGGTGCATGTCTCCGGCGGTGTCGATCCGCTGCGGGATATGGAAATCATCAATACCGAGCTGGCGCTGGCAGATATGGATTCGGTCGAAAAGGCGCTCGACAAGGCCACCCGCCAGAGCAAGACCGGCGATAAGCTGGCCGCCGCGCGCCGCGAGCTGCTGGAGCGAGTCGCGGCGCATCTGAATGAAGGCCATCCCCTGCGCACGCTCGGTCTTGATGCCGATCAGCAAGCGGCCTTGCGCGATCTCTTTTTGATGACTGGCAAGCCGGTGCTCTACATCGCCAACGTGGCCGAGGATGGCTTTACCAATAACCCGCTGCTTGCGCGTGTGCAGGGCCAGGCGGCGCGCGAAGGTGCCGAAGTGGTTGCCGTCTGTGCCGCGATTGAGTCCGAAATGGTCGAGCTGGATGCCGACAGCCGCGCCGATTTTCTGGCTGATCTTGGGCTGGAAGAACCCGGCCTGAACCGCGTGGTGCGCGCCGGCTACCGATTGCTTGGGCTAGAGACCTATTTTACCGCCGGCCCCAAGGAGGCGCGCGCCTGGACCATTCCCCATGCCGCGACGGCTCCCCAAGCGGCGGGCGTCATCCACACGGACTTCGAACGCGGCTTCATCCGCGCCGAGGTGATTGCCTATGAGGATTTCGTCAATTACAAAGGCGAGCAGGGAGCCAAGGACGCGGGCCGGTTGCGCTCTGAGGGCAAGGAGTACATCGTCAAGGATGGCGATGTGGTGCACTTCCGCTTCAATGTGTGA